ACTTGCATGTTTAGAAAGATCATCAAAAACAATAACAACATCGTAATTATAACTAAGATTTTCAGCGTGTGCCATTGCAAAATAAGGAGCTAAATATTGGTCAAATGGACTTGTTGAAGCTGCATGAAGAACAATTGTGTTATTCATTGCCCCATTTTTTAATAAATCATGGTATAAAGAGACTAAATTTTGCCGTTTTTGACCAATTGAGACATAAATACATTTTGTTGTTGGCGAATTTTTCTGGTTAATAATTGTGTTAATTCCAATATGTGTTTTTCCAGTTTGACGATCCCCAACAATAAGTTCACGCTGTCCAAATCCAATTGGGTTAAAAAGATCGATTGACAAAATTCCGGTATAAACTTGACGATCAAGCAATTGACGTTGTAAAACACCGGCGGCAGTTGCAAAAGCTGAATGGCGATAAGTTAAAAAAGTTTGCGGTCTGACTGATTTTGGCTCAATTATATTACCAGAAAGATCGATAATTTTCCCAAAAAATTCCATCGAAGTGGCCACCCGGTCAAAATCAGGCAGCTCAACAAGTTCGTCATTAATTTCAACTTTACCTTTTTGATTGTTAAAAAGTAAATAAGCTTGCATGTATGAGGCTTGAATTACTACCGCTTTAATTTCGGGTTTATTTTTAATTTGAAAAAATTGCTGCTCTTTTCAGTTGTATTGTCCTTTAACTAAAATAACATAGTCTAAAACTGAGGCGACACGTAATGACATTATTTTTCTCCTTGTTCTTGATTTTCAGAATTATTTTCAACTTTTTTTAATTGATTTTTTTTATAAACTAACAATCTTGAAATTACAGCAATTGAGACTAAAATTACTGAAAGTGTCCCCACTATTAAATAAGCAAGATTATTTGCTAACCATTGACTTTGCTGTTCGCTGTTGAATTGCTCAATAAGTGCTGAAAAATTCTGAATTGGATCAGAGTTTTGTTGAGAATTATTTATTGAAGAAGATCCTTGATTTGCCTGAGGTTTTTCGTCAAAGTAAGCAACATGACCTAATATTTGGTTTAAAAGATTGATCTGGCGTCCGAGTTTAGTCATTGCCACAAATTGATTAACTAAATTAGAACTTATTTTGTTAGACTCATTATGAAAAAGGGCAACTTTTTCGTGTGCCTGGGCAAAATAACGGTTAATATCTTCGCGAGTTAAATTCAATTTTTTGAGATTTTCGTCAAATTGTTTTTCTTTTTGCTCGGCAGCTGCTTTATCAACTGCATTTGGTTTTGCCAAATATTGGAAAAATTTATCTTGAAGAACAATTAGGTTCAAAAAATAAATTAAATAATAATGAGATCAAGCTTTATTATTGTCAATTTCTGATTTTTTTAAGTAAGACAAAAACTGAAATTGTGAAGCTGAAAAAACTGTTGCATTAGAAGAATTTATATAATCTTGGGCCAATTTTTTCTGAGCATCAAGAAAATCTTGGTTATAAAAAACTTTAGTTAATAAATAAAAGAAATTATAAATTGTTGTCTGAGAACCTGGAGAATAATAACGAATTTGGTCAAAACTAAACTGGTCTTGAATATTCAATGTTGAAAAAAACTGGTCAATTACAGCAGTTACACCTAAATTTGAATTATATAAATTTGTTGTTATTGCTTGTTTTTGAGCCGGAGTTGCCCCTTCAGGAAAATCAGTATAATGGGGGGTATCATAGACTTTTTCGGCTTTTGACTTATCAGCCGGGTCACGAACTTGATTAACAAAGTCAACAATTTTTACTTTTGCATTAATTTTGTTCCCGGCCGGATCAAGCGAAACTGATTCAATAAAATATTTAAAACGTGAATTTAGCGGATTTAAGAAGAAAAAAATGTTATTTTTTTCTTCTGCTGATGCTGAATTATAGAGGTTTACTACTTGTTGAAGCGGCATACCTGCATATTGAGGAGCAATAATTGGCGGCAAATCAGGGGCAATTCGCACTTCAAATTCAGGTTTTTCGGCCACATCAGGTGGATTTTGGTTGGTAATTTTTTTAATTGCAAAATTAATTTGTTCCTGGGCTGATTGAGATGAACTTGGATTTGGCAGTTGATTTAAAGTAAAATCAAGTAAAAGTGACTGTTTTTCAAAGTAGTTTTTAATTCAGTCATTTCAAGAAGTTATTCCTTCTTTGCCAATTGGCTTACTTGCTAACAAAAGGTTTTCTTCAGTATCAGATCTTTCGGAAAATTTATCAAGGTTAAAATTCTTTTTATAAACAGGAAATTCTTCTTCTTTAAAAAGATATTGTTTATATTGGGATGTAAGTCCTTGAAAATAAGTTTTAATTCGATTTTCAAAATCTTTGCCTTTGAGCGTGTTTGGAACTTCTGTTACTTTTGAGGTTTTAACATTATTTATTTTTTCATAATTATCATCATTGTTAGTTCCTCATTCAAGACCTTGGTAGTTTTCTTTGTCAAAACTAACATCACCACGTTTTAGTTTTAGATTATTGGCAAAAGCAAAAGGACTAATAATATTAAGGCCAAACTCACTAGGGTTCTTTTTTAGACCTTCACGGTTTCGTTTAAAATAATCACGAAGTTGAATTCAAAAAAAACTTTGCTGTAGTTTTTCTTCAAGATTATCGCGAGTTTTTGAAGCAATATCAGCAAGTTTAATTTTAATATCTTCATCAACTTTATCAATAAATTGGTCAATTAATGATTCTTTTTGAGCTTCTCAGTAAGCTTTATTTTGCCTTAGATCTTCTTCAGTAATTGGCTCGGCCTTTTTTTCACTTGTACCTGCTGAGGCTTGTCCGCCAGCATTTTGTCCAGGATTTTGGCCAGGATTTGCTGGTGGACTTGCAGGAGCAGGGGCAGTTTGTTGAAATTCAACAACAGCAGGACTAAAAGTTGAAGCTGATGAAAGGAAAAATAAAGAAGAAATTGAAAAGACTGATAAAATAGGCGCAAAAACTAGTTTATTTTTTAATTTTTTAGACATGATTCACCTCGGTTTGAACTAAAAAAAACAGTTGCATCAAACGGTTTTGTTCATTTTCTTGTTTGGCAAGCATATAATTATTATACAATTCTAAATTTGAGCTTAGCTCTAAATTTGCTTGCATTTGCAATTTGTGCAAAAGTGTGTTTTTGCTTTTTTGATTTGATTTTTTCTGAATATAATATTCTTTTTTATCAGTTTTATAAAAAATCAAATCATCATAAAGTCGGATAGAAGCGCTGTTTTCTAAGGAAAAAAGTAATGACTTGTGGGCAAAAAAATAAAAAACCCCGGAAGAAATTTCGATTTTTATGAGCGAAAAATCAAGATTTGAAACAATAAATGGTTCAAGTGGTGCAAAATATTTTTCCTGTTCGATGTTAATGTATATTTTGCAATCTTTAAAATTTATAGTTTTATTTTCAGGGGTCAAAATTCGGAAATTTCAAAGTTGTGATTCCATTTAAAAAATTCCTTTCGGTTTGCTCTTAATCAAGTTTAGCTCCTCAATTTCTAGCTCACGTTCAATTTTTAAAATTGTTGTCTTAAGACGTAAAATTTTTTCCTCGATTTCCTTTAAAAGGGTATTTTCGTGAATAAGTTTATTTTTATAGACGATAAATTGGGACTCAAGTAGTAAAACTTGTACTGATGTTGCAAAATATGTTTGAATTTGGGTTTGGTAAAATTCTTCAAAATTAGGGAAAAAACGAACTTTATCAAGGTTAGCTTTGAATTTGTCAATTGTTTCTTGAGTTGTTTCCATTTTAAATTCAAATTGGTTTAAAGGGAAAATTGTTGCAATAAAATTAGGGATTTTATTTGAATAAACGGCCATTTTTACTGATGAAAACTGACGAGTTTTGAGTCCATATTCAATAACTTGACCAATTTTTACTGAATTTTCAAAGGAATTGTCTAAATTTTCAAAACTAGTTATGATTTTCATATTGTTTTTCTTTGCAAAATTAATTGCCCGAACACCAAGAGGAACAATAAAATCTTTTTCAGTATAGTTTTCTAAAATTTTAGCTTCAATTTGATCAAAAAAGTTTTGCGTATATTTTTCATTTGATGAAGGATAAATTCAAAGATTTATATTTTGACGGGCAAAAGCTTTTTTTGTCAGTAGTGACAGTTTTGCGCTAAATGGTCTTTTTGGACTAAATTGGGCAAGTAAAAACTGGCCAATCAAGAAAAATTCATAAACATTTCTTATTGTTCTTAAAAGAAGATTAATTTGGATTAGAGAAATATTTCGATTTAGTGACACTAAATCATAAATTTTGATGAAATTGTCTCTTTTTTCCTTTTTTTCATTTATGTTCATAATTTAGACTCCCAAATTAAAGTGTTTATCCTTTTTTATTTGGTTGGTTTTGCTCTTCTAAGCTTGATGCCAAAGAAACTTCGCTGAAAATAACTTTAAGTGTTTTTGTTTGCGGATCTAAAAAAACAATGCATCCTTCGACAACTTCAACAAAACGGCTTTTGTTGGCAATAAAATCTCAAGCAAGTGTGTTTAGATTCCCAAGAAGTGCTGAAAATCTTGAATCAGAACTATCGGAATAAAAATTACTTGCTCTAACATTTGAAGATTCAACCTGAGCAATTATCGGAACAAGCCCTTTTGAGCCAAAACGACTTGAGCGCTGTCAAGAAATAACAAAATTTTTAAATACTAACTCTGTGGTTGACTTATAAGAGTCAACAACTTTTTTTTGGTATTTTTCCTTCATTGATGATTTTGCTTTTTGCGAAGATACAAGCAGAGTTAAATTCATTAGTGCATCAAAACTAATAAAATTGGGATGATTAATTAAATCATAATAGTCGCGAAATTCTGTTTTTGTATCAATTTGTGTTGGATTTGCTTGCTTTTTCTTTCCTAAAATTTTCATGATTTGTTCCTTATTTTTTAACTTTTAGATTTGGAAGTCTTAGATCTAAGATGAACCTATTTTTTCATTTTCCACTTTTTCTTTTTGATCTTGAGATGATTTGTTTTTTGTTGTTAGAATTAAAGTATTTTTACCAATTGCAACAAATAAATTTGTCAAAACAAAAATTGCTAGTAAAAGCGTTAAAATCCCAAGAAAATAAAAACTATAGTCAATATAAAAAACTGATACTAAATCTTTTTGGTAGTCTTCTGGCTTAACCTGCGAAACGGTTGATGTATAAATATCAATATTTAATAAATAAATGAAATTAAAAATTGTGTATAAAATAATGAAAAAACTTACCATTAATTTCATCCAAAGCGGAAATTCGGGTTTAATTCTAACAAGAGCAAAATAAATGGTAAGGAAAAATACTAGCTGAGTTGAGTTTATTCAAATTGTTTCATAAACTGAATAACTTAAATATGAGACAACAAAGCTCACAATAAAAGATAGTAGAA
The DNA window shown above is from Mesomycoplasma ovipneumoniae and carries:
- a CDS encoding MSC_0621 family F1-like ATPase epsilon subunit, which produces MESQLWNFRILTPENKTINFKDCKIYINIEQEKYFAPLEPFIVSNLDFSLIKIEISSGVFYFFAHKSLLFSLENSASIRLYDDLIFYKTDKKEYYIQKKSNQKSKNTLLHKLQMQANLELSSNLELYNNYMLAKQENEQNRLMQLFFLVQTEVNHV
- a CDS encoding MSC_0620 family F1-like ATPase-associated subunit, producing the protein MSKKLKNKLVFAPILSVFSISSLFFLSSASTFSPAVVEFQQTAPAPASPPANPGQNPGQNAGGQASAGTSEKKAEPITEEDLRQNKAYWEAQKESLIDQFIDKVDEDIKIKLADIASKTRDNLEEKLQQSFFWIQLRDYFKRNREGLKKNPSEFGLNIISPFAFANNLKLKRGDVSFDKENYQGLEWGTNNDDNYEKINNVKTSKVTEVPNTLKGKDFENRIKTYFQGLTSQYKQYLFKEEEFPVYKKNFNLDKFSERSDTEENLLLASKPIGKEGITSWNDWIKNYFEKQSLLLDFTLNQLPNPSSSQSAQEQINFAIKKITNQNPPDVAEKPEFEVRIAPDLPPIIAPQYAGMPLQQVVNLYNSASAEEKNNIFFFLNPLNSRFKYFIESVSLDPAGNKINAKVKIVDFVNQVRDPADKSKAEKVYDTPHYTDFPEGATPAQKQAITTNLYNSNLGVTAVIDQFFSTLNIQDQFSFDQIRYYSPGSQTTIYNFFYLLTKVFYNQDFLDAQKKLAQDYINSSNATVFSASQFQFLSYLKKSEIDNNKAWSHYYLIYFLNLIVLQDKFFQYLAKPNAVDKAAAEQKEKQFDENLKKLNLTREDINRYFAQAHEKVALFHNESNKISSNLVNQFVAMTKLGRQINLLNQILGHVAYFDEKPQANQGSSSINNSQQNSDPIQNFSALIEQFNSEQQSQWLANNLAYLIVGTLSVILVSIAVISRLLVYKKNQLKKVENNSENQEQGEK
- a CDS encoding DUF2714 domain-containing protein, translating into MKILGKKKQANPTQIDTKTEFRDYYDLINHPNFISFDALMNLTLLVSSQKAKSSMKEKYQKKVVDSYKSTTELVFKNFVISWQRSSRFGSKGLVPIIAQVESSNVRASNFYSDSSDSRFSALLGNLNTLAWDFIANKSRFVEVVEGCIVFLDPQTKTLKVIFSEVSLASSLEEQNQPNKKG
- a CDS encoding MSC_0622 family F1-like ATPase gamma subunit, which gives rise to MNINEKKEKRDNFIKIYDLVSLNRNISLIQINLLLRTIRNVYEFFLIGQFLLAQFSPKRPFSAKLSLLTKKAFARQNINLWIYPSSNEKYTQNFFDQIEAKILENYTEKDFIVPLGVRAINFAKKNNMKIITSFENLDNSFENSVKIGQVIEYGLKTRQFSSVKMAVYSNKIPNFIATIFPLNQFEFKMETTQETIDKFKANLDKVRFFPNFEEFYQTQIQTYFATSVQVLLLESQFIVYKNKLIHENTLLKEIEEKILRLKTTILKIERELEIEELNLIKSKPKGIF